Proteins encoded in a region of the Terriglobales bacterium genome:
- a CDS encoding F0F1 ATP synthase subunit beta (Produces ATP from ADP in the presence of a proton gradient across the membrane. The beta chain is a regulatory subunit) → DAEGADTLLFIDNIFRFTQAGSEVSALLGRMPSAVGYQPNLATEMGELQERITSTKTGSVTSVQAIYVPADDLTDPAPATTFAHLDATTVLSRPLTEIGIYPAVDPLASTSRILDPRIVGQDHYDVAQAVKKTLQRYKDLQDIIAILGIDELSEDDKLVVARARKVQKFLSQPFHVAEQFTGMKGRYVKVADTVRSFKEIIEGKHDDIPEQAFYMKGAIDEVLEHAERMKATSAA, encoded by the coding sequence CGACGCCGAGGGCGCCGACACCCTGCTCTTCATCGACAACATCTTCCGCTTCACCCAGGCGGGCTCGGAGGTCTCGGCGCTGCTCGGCCGCATGCCTTCCGCCGTCGGCTACCAGCCGAACCTGGCCACCGAGATGGGCGAACTCCAGGAGCGCATCACCTCGACCAAGACGGGCTCGGTGACCTCGGTGCAGGCTATCTACGTGCCCGCCGACGACCTCACCGATCCCGCTCCCGCCACCACCTTCGCCCACCTGGACGCCACCACCGTGCTGTCGCGGCCGCTGACCGAGATCGGCATCTACCCGGCGGTGGACCCGCTGGCCTCGACTTCGCGCATCCTCGATCCCCGCATCGTCGGCCAGGACCACTACGACGTGGCCCAGGCGGTGAAGAAGACCCTGCAGCGCTACAAGGACCTGCAGGACATCATCGCCATCCTGGGCATCGACGAGTTGAGCGAAGACGACAAGCTGGTGGTGGCCCGCGCCCGCAAGGTCCAGAAGTTTCTCTCCCAGCCCTTCCACGTGGCCGAGCAGTTCACCGGCATGAAGGGGCGGTACGTGAAGGTCGCCGACACCGTGCGCAGCTTCAAGGAGATCATCGAGGGCAAGCACGACGACATCCCCGAGCAGGCCTTCTACATGAAGGGCGCCATCGACGAGGTCCTGGAGCACGCGGAGAGGATGAAGGCCACCAGCGCCGCCTGA
- a CDS encoding 3-hydroxybutyryl-CoA dehydrogenase, protein MDIKIVGVVGAGTMGNGIAHVFAKNRYHVVLCDVEQRLLDRALDTIGKNLDREVAKAKISADDRASALQKIETVVDRAVLAKCDLVVEAVFEKLELKQQIFRDLDRICRPEVILASNTSSISITKLAGFTKRPDKVIGMHFFNPVPVMKLVEVIRGLATSDETCAAITALATNLDKSPVEVHDAPGFVSNRVLMPLLNEAMYAVMEGVATPEAVDEVFKLGMNHPMGPLTLADFIGLDVCLDIMRVLHAGLGDPKYYPCPLLIKMVDAGWLGRKSGRGFYKY, encoded by the coding sequence ATGGACATCAAGATCGTCGGCGTGGTGGGCGCCGGCACCATGGGCAACGGCATCGCCCACGTCTTCGCCAAGAACCGCTATCACGTGGTGCTGTGCGACGTGGAGCAGCGGCTGCTCGACCGCGCCCTCGACACCATCGGCAAGAACCTGGACCGCGAGGTGGCCAAGGCCAAGATCTCCGCCGACGACCGCGCCAGCGCCCTGCAGAAGATCGAGACCGTCGTCGACCGCGCCGTGCTCGCCAAGTGCGACCTGGTGGTCGAGGCCGTCTTCGAGAAGCTGGAACTCAAGCAGCAGATCTTCCGCGACCTCGACCGCATCTGCCGACCCGAGGTCATCCTGGCCTCCAACACCTCCTCCATCTCCATCACCAAGCTGGCCGGCTTCACCAAGCGTCCCGACAAGGTCATCGGCATGCACTTCTTCAATCCCGTGCCGGTGATGAAGCTGGTGGAGGTCATCCGCGGGCTGGCCACCTCCGACGAGACCTGCGCCGCCATCACGGCGCTGGCCACCAACCTGGACAAGAGCCCGGTGGAGGTGCACGACGCCCCCGGCTTCGTCTCCAACCGCGTGCTCATGCCTCTGCTCAACGAGGCCATGTACGCGGTGATGGAGGGCGTGGCCACCCCCGAGGCGGTGGACGAGGTCTTCAAGCTGGGCATGAACCACCCCATGGGCCCGCTCACCCTGGCCGACTTCATCGGCCTCGACGTCTGCCTCGATATCATGCGCGTGCTGCACGCCGGGCTGGGCGATCCCAAGTATTATCCCTGCCCGCTGCTCATCAAGATGGTGGATGCGGGCTGGCTGGGCCGCAAGAGCGGCCGCGGCTTCTACAAGTACTGA
- a CDS encoding FHA domain-containing protein → MAKLYLKFEQNVLKEFTLAQGTVTIGRLPDNLIQVDNLAVSGHHAKISWETDHYVLEDNNSLNGTYLNNQRVSKSVLKDGDSMLIGKHTLVFKDEWHEDTPGQHTLAADHTTIPAVPKLEATVVLDTKKAKEMMAAARAAKEGTPAAAPPAAEAGGAPAPAAVPAAPAAPAPPAAAPKERTGVLSVLAGKTGEPQYTLSGKLTVIGKSEMASIKLKGWFAPKVAASISKRDSRYFIAASEKAVKVKVNGADIAGQKELAEGDVIEVAGIKLSFAYHE, encoded by the coding sequence ATGGCAAAACTCTATTTGAAGTTCGAGCAGAACGTGTTGAAGGAATTCACCCTGGCGCAGGGGACGGTCACCATCGGCCGCCTGCCCGATAACCTCATCCAGGTGGACAACCTGGCGGTCTCGGGACATCACGCCAAGATCTCCTGGGAGACCGACCACTACGTGCTCGAGGACAACAACAGCCTCAACGGCACCTATCTCAACAACCAGCGGGTCAGCAAGTCGGTGCTCAAGGACGGCGACAGCATGCTGATCGGCAAGCACACCCTCGTCTTCAAGGACGAGTGGCACGAGGACACGCCTGGGCAGCACACCCTCGCCGCCGACCACACCACCATTCCCGCAGTCCCCAAGCTGGAGGCCACGGTGGTGCTCGACACCAAGAAGGCCAAGGAGATGATGGCGGCAGCGCGCGCCGCCAAGGAGGGAACGCCGGCCGCCGCCCCGCCTGCCGCTGAAGCCGGCGGTGCCCCGGCTCCGGCCGCGGTCCCGGCCGCTCCAGCCGCGCCCGCCCCGCCCGCGGCGGCTCCCAAGGAGCGCACCGGCGTGCTCAGCGTGCTGGCGGGCAAGACCGGCGAGCCCCAGTACACCCTCAGCGGCAAGCTCACCGTGATCGGCAAGTCGGAGATGGCTTCCATCAAGCTGAAGGGCTGGTTCGCGCCCAAGGTGGCGGCCAGCATCAGCAAGCGCGATTCCAGGTACTTCATCGCCGCCTCCGAGAAGGCGGTCAAGGTGAAGGTGAACGGGGCCGACATCGCCGGCCAGAAAGAGCTGGCCGAGGGCGACGTCATCGAGGTCGCCGGCATCAAGCTCAGCTTCGCCTACCACGAATAG
- a CDS encoding Stp1/IreP family PP2C-type Ser/Thr phosphatase: MSLTVQVAGKSDIGCVRTNNEDNFGYDARYGIFVVCDGMGGQAAGEVASKMGVDTVLSYFRQAANNGSYPLVGKAVEGVSERANALGSAIQMANGAIFQAASGTSERAGMGSTIVAVLVKGNFVSIAHVGDSRIYLLRQGSIQQLTDDHSLVMEQVRRGLITREEAEHSEMQNIIIRALGSEEVVEPDLDDLVGQPGDMLLLATDGLTKHVKDDRLLELVRSARGLAAACDALIQAAKDHGGDDNITCILIRLQDEPWYRRLFSTRSPEWQNSI; encoded by the coding sequence ATGAGCCTAACCGTCCAGGTAGCCGGCAAGAGCGATATCGGGTGCGTGCGTACCAACAACGAAGACAACTTCGGGTACGACGCGCGCTATGGCATCTTTGTGGTTTGCGACGGCATGGGAGGACAGGCCGCCGGCGAGGTGGCCAGCAAGATGGGCGTGGACACGGTGCTCAGCTACTTCCGCCAGGCCGCCAACAACGGCAGCTACCCGCTGGTGGGCAAGGCCGTGGAAGGGGTCTCGGAGCGCGCCAACGCCCTGGGCAGCGCCATCCAGATGGCCAATGGCGCCATCTTCCAGGCGGCCTCGGGGACCTCGGAGCGCGCCGGCATGGGCTCCACCATCGTGGCCGTGCTGGTGAAGGGGAACTTCGTCTCCATCGCCCACGTGGGCGACAGCCGCATCTACCTGCTGCGCCAGGGCTCCATCCAGCAGTTGACCGACGATCACTCCCTGGTGATGGAGCAGGTGCGCCGCGGCCTCATCACCCGCGAGGAAGCCGAGCACTCGGAGATGCAGAACATCATCATCCGTGCTCTGGGCTCGGAAGAGGTGGTGGAGCCCGACCTGGACGACCTGGTGGGCCAGCCCGGCGACATGCTGCTGCTGGCCACCGACGGCCTCACCAAGCACGTGAAGGACGACCGCCTGCTGGAGCTGGTGCGCTCGGCCCGCGGCCTCGCGGCCGCCTGCGACGCCCTCATCCAGGCGGCCAAGGACCATGGCGGCGACGACAACATCACCTGCATCCTCATCCGCCTGCAGGACGAGCCCTGGTATCGCAGACTTTTCTCCACCCGGAGCCCGGAATGGCAAAACTCTATTTGA
- a CDS encoding F0F1 ATP synthase subunit epsilon, with translation MEPTFHLEIVTPDRRVVSDVAAEMQLPGKNGYLGILPGHAPLITELAVGEITYRNVEITSHLAVAWGFAEVLPDRVTILAETAEKAEEIDVARAQKARDRAEARLKGGDPETDFDRALVALERALVRLQVATKR, from the coding sequence ATGGAACCCACCTTCCATCTCGAGATCGTCACCCCCGACCGCCGGGTGGTGAGCGACGTGGCTGCGGAGATGCAGCTCCCCGGCAAGAACGGCTACCTGGGCATCCTGCCCGGGCACGCGCCCCTGATCACGGAGCTGGCGGTGGGCGAGATCACCTATCGCAACGTCGAGATCACCAGCCACCTGGCGGTGGCCTGGGGCTTCGCCGAAGTCCTGCCCGACCGGGTCACCATCCTGGCGGAGACGGCCGAGAAAGCCGAGGAGATCGACGTGGCCCGCGCCCAGAAGGCCCGCGACCGCGCCGAGGCCCGCCTCAAAGGCGGCGATCCCGAGACCGACTTCGACCGTGCCCTGGTGGCCCTGGAGCGCGCCCTGGTCCGCCTGCAGGTGGCCACCAAGCGCTAG